One Apostichopus japonicus isolate 1M-3 chromosome 7, ASM3797524v1, whole genome shotgun sequence genomic region harbors:
- the LOC139969709 gene encoding uncharacterized protein isoform X1, translated as MALSQRSNIILFVCIVTMLLIVYSRQGNNATSLTYSLSNGHKNTTTDDLHKSVIVQALKKNPTIDNNSDVKETQTLNKDGMSKSSQKDTDSSSPSSNSGVTPLKQSDSENETGKSEGVPRIVTDDVQAPQKSINVTTLGHAKSESIPTKQHSDATTYHQDVSTTTGGNTERFTSVITEIVTETTAEIITFTSNEEVNDDNIAVTQVDGTMTNNDVQELVTQIAAVEGTEVQQVTDEKVVTEIAAAEGTEVQQMTDATITDDNEVDRDVTIVTETVLITEVHETMTTINE; from the coding sequence ATGGCCTTATCACAGCGATCGAACATaattctgtttgtttgtattgttacTATGTTGTTAATCGTTTATTCCAGACAAGGAAATAACGCGACAAGTTTAACATATTCTCTATCCAATGGACACAAGAATACAACAACTGACGATCTTCATAAAAGTGTAATTGTTCAAGCATTAAAAAAGAATCCTACTATCGATAACAATTCAGATGTTAAGGAAACCCAGACTTTGAATAAAGATGGGATGTCCAAAAGTTCTCAGAAGGATACGGACAGTAGCTCACCATCTAGTAATTCAGGAGTTACTCCTCTCAAACAAAGCGACAGTGAGAATGAGACTGGCAAGTCGGAGGGCGTCCCAAGGATTGTTACAGATGATGTCCAAGCACCACAGAAATCAATAAATGTAACCACTTTAGGTCATGCAAAGTCGGAATCCATTCCCACTAAGCAACACAGCGATGCCACTACGTACCATCAAGACGTGTCTACGACGACCGGCGGGAATACTGAACGGTTCACATCGGTAATTACCGAAATAGTAACAGAAACGACTGCAGAAATAATAACGTTTACCTCCAATGAGGAGGTAAACGATGATAACATTGCGGTTACCCAAGTGGATGGGACAATGACGAACAATGATGTGCAAGAATTAGTAACACAAATAGCTGCGGTAGAAGGTACCGAGGTCCAACAAGTGACTGACGAGAAAGTAGTAACAGAAATAGCTGCGGCAGAAGGTACCGAGGTCCAACAAATGACTGACGCGACGATCACAGATGATAATGAAGTGGACCGAGATGTGACGATAGTTACCGAAACAGTTTTAATAACTGAGGTACATGAAACAATGACTACTATCAACGAGTGA
- the LOC139969709 gene encoding uncharacterized protein isoform X2, with protein MRTERALLASPFSMKMVRAIFASLSITFLVLILTLLSVTNQTQSNGVVTGTRGSVNFADPRPKVAQMKEKSSGSRRQSQYDQESAGDDHRGRGEMVPSPNIGRRIENDENDFGDSDRDSTKEKTGMILRKSKTNKNKHGAAGFLALMRDKSNWVNGKINGSFGQYLLQRLNSNTAVDQSVMKGYKSKVTTDEGMIKEQSHSMSVSETREESSSDSYESNDGSEVSSGSDKEQKLVFGKENKKSQKNIPKLQSIWKITVR; from the exons ATGAGAACTGAGCGGGCACTTCTGGCCAG TCCGTTTTCGATGAAGATGGTGAGAGCAATATTCGCCTCTCTCTCGATCACCTTCTTGGTGTTAATATTAACATTGCTGTCGGTGACTAATCAAACACAATCCAATGGGGTCGTTACGGGGACTCGAGGCTCCGTCAACTTCGCCGATCCAAGACCCAAGGTCGCACAGATGAAAGAGAAGAGTTCAGGGTCTCGTCGGCAGAGTCAATATGATCAGGAATCGGCGGGTGACGATCACCGCGGTAGAGGGGAGATGGTGCCGAGTCCGAATATCGGGAGAAGGATCGAAAATGATGAGAACGATTTTGGAGACTCTGATAGGGACTCCACGAAGGAGAAGACAGGCATGATTTTGAGAAAGAGTAAAACAAATAAGAATAAACATGGTGCTGCGGGATTTTTGGCTTTGATGCGGGATAAATCTAATTGGGTAAATGGCAAGATCAACGGTTCTTTCGGTCAATACCTCTTACAACGGTTAAACTCAAACACTGCAGTAGATCAGAGTGTAATGAAGGGTTATAAGTCCAAAGTGACTACAGACGAAGGTATGATCAAAGAGCAGAGTCATTCGATGTCGGTTTCAGAAACGAGAGAGGAAAGTTCGTCGGATTCGTATGAATCCAACGACGGTAGCGAAGTTTCATCGGGGTCTGATAAAGAACAGAAACTAGTCTTTGGGAAGGAAAATAAGAAAAGCCAGAAGAATATACCTAAACTGCAAAGCATTTGGAAAATCACGGTTCGATGA